ACCGATACCTGCTGTCCTCAATATTTCAAGATCATTCATACTATCACCCATAGCAACTACTTCATTTGTCGATATTCCCAACATTTTGCAAAGTTCCTTTAGAGCTTTCCCTTTGTTGACAGATTTAGGTAATATCTCTAATAAATCATCCTCTGATCTGACGACATCGGCCTCTTGTCCAAAAACCCCCGGAAGTTCTATCTCAAGCTTGCTCAAATTGTGTGGATAGCTCGCAAAGACAATTTTTGTAACATCTACTTTCTTTACAAATTCAAGATCGCCGATCGATTTGTATACCAGAGCATCTCTTATCATGTAAGTTGCTGCATTTAAGCCTACATTGTAGGCATAAACTTCCTCACCCACAAAAAAGGCTGCCGTAAGACTTTTGCGTGAAAGGATTATTTCAGTTGCTAACTCAACTGCCTTCTTTGATAAAAGATGTTGTACTAAATATCTTTTTTCAAATGGATCGTATATCCTTGCGCCATTGAAGAGTATTACAGGTGTGGTAATATTGAGTCTCTCAATATAACTTTTTGCAGCAGTCAAAGCGCGACCTGTGGCTATTGAAAATAGAACACCAAGACTCCTTATCTTTTCAACCAACTCGATGGTTCCCTGTGAAATGGTGTGATCTTTTTCCAAAAGAGTGCCATCCAAATCTGAAATCAACAACTTCATTCGTATCTCACCACCGATAAAGTATTTTGGTCAAAATCAAGTCCCACAATTTCATTTTGTTCTGGAAGTTTTAAAGATGAAGGATTTTGAATCTCGATGGATAATATTCCATAATCTGTCTTAACCTCGAAAAATGCACTTGCACCAGTGTAGACCCTTGTTATAACGACTCCATCAATGATACCCTCTTTTGGTTTTACGAATCTTCCTCCCTCAGGTCTCAGAACAAGATAAACTTTTTCATTTACTTCATATTGGATTCCTTCCCTCACATGAACCTCAATCTGGACATTGTTCATCGTACGAATTTTGCATTTATTTTCAGTACATTGAACAACAACTGCTTCGAGAAAATTTGCCTTTCCTATGAAGCCGGCAACGAATTTATTCACTGGGTATCTGTAGATCATCTGAGGTGGATCTTGTTGCATGATGATACCATCTTTCATCACAGTGATTACATCAGACAATGTCATCGCTTCAAGTTGATCATGAGTGACATAAATGCTCGTTATACCGAGACTTGATTGGATTTTTTTCAGTTCAATTCTCATCTGTTCTCTGAGTTTTGCATCGAGGTTAGAAAGGGGTTCATCCAAGAGTAAGACTTTTGGCTGGATCACGAGTGCACGTGCAAGTGCAACTCGTTGCTGCTGACCACCCGAAAGTTGGCTGGGATATCTCTTTTCAAGGCCACTCAAACCAACTATATGAAGTATCTGTGAAACTCTGTTTTTGATTTCTTGAGAAGTCAGTTTTCTATTCTTCAAACCATATGCGACATTTTCAAAGACATTCATATGTGGAAAAAGCGCATAACTTTGAAATACCATGGCCGTTGGTCTTTTATTTGGTGGTTGATCATTTACAATACTACCATCTATCAAAACATCGCCTTTGGTAGCTATCTCAAATCCACCGATAAGTCTCAGGGTAGTCGTTTTACCACACCCAGAAGGTCCAAGCAGTGTCATTAACTGGCCTTTTTTGACACCGAAACTCACATCGTTAACAGCTTTTATGAAAGAACCAGTACTTGGATCTTTGAATTCTTTGGTGAGATTTCTTACCTCAACATAGTACTCTGTCATGACATTGCCCTCCTGATTTTGGTTTGATAAGAGAAGTTTATTGTTATAAATCTGAGGAAGAACATAGCCATTAGGACGATACCTATGAGTACATAACTCAGAGCTGCCGCTTGAGCAAGATCACTGTTACCAACTGCTCCAAGTATTCTCACGGTTATCAAATTCCATTTTCCAGAGACGACAAATATAACGGCACTTATCGCTGTCATACTTCTCACAAAAGCTGTAAAAAGGGCATTGAAAAAAGCGGGCATCAAAAGTGGCAAAGTGATCTTCCAAAAAGTTTTGTTGCTACTGCTTCCAAGATCTAAAGATGCCTCTTCTATAGAACGATCAATTTGATAAAGTGCTGCAACACCGTTTTGAACACCAACAGGTAATTCTCTAAATATGAAAACCAGCACGATAATCATTGCAGTTCCGGTCAGTAAAAGTGGCCTTTGATTGAATGCCAACAGATAGCCTATACCGACAACTGTACCTGGTACAGCAAAAGTCAACAGGGAAATGGCTTCCATAATCCTTCTACCGGGAAACTGTTTTCTTGCCACAAGATAGGCTATCATGATACCGAGGATACCACACAATGGTGTTGCAATACAGGCTAAAAACAAAGTGTCTTTGATGTAATCCCAATTGTATGTAAATGCAAATCTATAATTCTCTAATGTGAGCTTGTGATTAACACCCCAAAGTTTTGTAAATGAACCAAACAACACCGTCCCGTAGAATAGAAAGATCGAGAATACTAAAATTACACAGACAATGGTGAAGATGATCTTCACATATACGTTTGGTTCGAGTACCTTAGCCACTGATGGTTTACCTGTGACTGTGACATAAGATTTTTTTGAGAGCCAATATCTCTGAACAAAAAAGGCGATCAACGTTGGAATTAACAGCAAGATTGCCAATCCAGATCCATATGAAATTCTGTAGGAACCTGTTATTTCAAGATAAGCAGAAACACTCAACACATGGTACCTTCCTCCGAGAATCAATGGAGTTCCAAAATCTGCCATTGACTGAGAGAAAACCAAAAGCCATGCAGATAAAATACCTGGCATAGACAACGGAAAAGTTACTCGCCAAAAGGTGCGCCATTTACTCGAGCCAAGGCTCAGAGATGCTTCCTCAAGGTCTGAACTTATAGAGATCAATATCGCTTCTAAGGTCATAAATGCCGTTGGAAAGTAAGCGAGTGTTTCAACTATAACAAGTCCCCAGAATCCATATATTTCAAAGGGCGGTGTGCCTCCAAACAAATTCTTCGTAATGATCCCATTTCTTCCAAACAGGAGTATCGCCGCAAGTGCAATCACAAAAGGTGGTGAAATTATTGGAAAGGTTGCTACTGTCCTGAAAAATCCTTTGAGCGGTATATTCACTTTGGCTATTGAATAAGCAAAGATGTAACCTATTAGAACACTTATTGAAGCCACAACAACTCCCAGTCTCAAAGTGTTTATTATTGGTGTCACAAAGTATTTCTTACTAAAAAGTGTTTTGTAAACATCAAAACTGTACACACCACTTTTGGACTCGAAACTTTTCAGCCCAACCATCAATATTGGATAGACAACAAAGACAATCAATAGTACCCAGACAAAGATAATCATTGCAAACAAAACAGGCTCATTTACCAATCTTTTTATCTGCTTAAACCAGTTCATTCAATCACCTCAAAAGGGCGTGGCATGACACCACGCCCGTCAATCACATACCGTACTCGATTTCTTCTTTCCATCTTTCAATGAGTCTGTCTTTTTGCTCACCAAAGTATTCAAAATCCATTGGAACAACGTTGACATCTTGCATTTTGACCGCTCCTGGAGCGACCTTTGCCTCTGGATTAATCGGTATTCTGTTCCATTTAACCATCAAGCTCTGAGCTTCTGCGGAGAGCATCCAGTCGATGAATCTGGCTGCAAGGTCTGGTTCGGGTGCGCCCTTGATCATTGACATAGCACCGATTTCATAACCAGTTGGTTCCTTTGGGAAAGTGAGGATCACTGGGTAACCTTTGTCAATGCCTTTTGTGATAATGTCATGTGCAAAGGCTATCCCAACGGTTATCTCACCAAGCCCCGCTTGAGTTACACAGGCAGATCCAGAAGTGTTGTAATGGTGAATTTGCTTGTGTAGCTGTTTCCAATAATCAAAGGCTTTGTCCTCTCCCATGATTGCAACAAGTGCTGCGAGAACTGTGTAGGCTGTACCAGAAGTGTATGGATACGCAAGTGAAATCCTTCCTTTGAACTGAGGCTTTAAGAGATCATACCAAGAAGTGGGCGGTTCGACTCCAAGTTGTTTGAGTTGTTCGGTATTACTTCCAAAGCCAATCGCTCCAAAATAAATTCCTACCCAATAACCATCGGGATCTTTAAAGGCAGCAGGTACCTTTTCTACAGCTTCTGATTTGTAAGGTGCAAGAAGTCCTTTTTTCTTTGCCGCGATTTGATCCAATGCCGGACCACCAAACCAGACACTTGCCTGCGGATTTTTTGATTCAGCCTCTACTCTTGCCAAGAGTTCTCCCGAAGACATTCTCACAACCTGTACTTTGATTCCTGTAGCCTGCTCGAATGCCTTTACATAAATCGGCCACTCGTTTTCATCCAATGCTGTATAGATATGCAAAACTTGTTCCTTTGCAAAAACAAACACAATAATCAGAACAAGTACCAGCACCAAGAATCTTTTCATTCTAAACACCTCCCCAATCAGCCCTTGTATGGGCCAGGATATTGCATCTTTTTGGAAGTTACATCTGCCGCAAGCTGAACAGCCATCTTGAGATCATCGAGAACGGTGGTAAAGGTTGCTAAGCAGGTATCACCTCTACCAGTCCTACCCTCGAGTTTGTATGGTAAGAATTTTGCCTCATAAAACTTCACACCATCATATGCACAAACGCCATCTTTGTGAGTTGCGAGAACTATTTTTACACCCATCGAATGAATTTGTTCACAGGCTTTCTTGAGATCCCTTTCACCTGTGAGAATATATGCTTCGTTGTTATCTACCTTAAAAACATCAAAGAGTTTGAGATATCTATTTTTCTGTGGCCAATCTTGGTATCTCAACTGTCCGTCATCGACCACGTTTCTGAGAAATCCCTGTGCATCACCAATCAAGATTTTTGCTTTATCCCTTAGAACAGGTATCAATTCTTCCACGAATTCTCCATGCCAGAGCGCACTCAGAACGATCTTTTCGCACGATAAGTCTTTGATATCCTCTTTCTGAAACCGATTTGCCAAAGAAAGAACTCGACTGATCCTGTCATCTGGATTTTCAGTGGGATAAAAATTTTCAATAGCTGTGGTAGTTTCACTTTCGAGAAATGAAACTTGAGTGCCTATTTTAAGCATTTCATCGTACAAAAATCGATCTTGAATCGCACACTTTGTCACAACCCTACAATTTGCACCTATTCTTTGTGCAGCGATACTTCCGTAGAACACTCCTCCTCCAGGCACAACAACTGTCTTATTTGGTGTTTTATTGATATCCTTTGCAACATGACCTATAAAAAGAATTTCCATCCAAATCACTCTTTCACTTGACCCCCGCAGCTGCCGCAATGACATCCATTATGTACTGAGGGGTCACGTCTTTTCTGAGATAGTCACCTATTTTTTCGCCGCGCTCGAGTAGAACCAATCTGTCAGCTACTTCATACACGTGGTAGATGTTGTGTGTGATAAATATCACAGAGATGCCTCTTTTCTTTGCTTCTTCAATGTGTTCGAGAACCCTCCTGGTTTCGCCAACTGATAGAGCTGCCGTTGGCTCATCCAGTATCAAGAGTTTTGCACCAAAATGAATAGCCCTTGCGATAGCAATAGCTTGCCTTTCTCCACCAGACATGAAAGCGACGGTTTCATCTGGATTTCTCACAGATATACCTACATCATTCATCGCATCTACGACGATCTTTCTCATTTTCCTTCGTTCTATCCAAGAAAAGGGACCTATCCTCTTGACCATCTCCCTACCTAAGAAGAAATTTCTCCACAATGGCATGAGATTAACAAGGGCAAGATCCTGATAGACCGTCTCTATACCAAGGTGTCTTGATTGCCAAGGAGATTTGAAACTGACCTTATTACCTTCAAAGTATATTTCTCCTTCGTCTGGTTGATAATATCCAACGAGTATCTTTATGAGAGTAGATTTGCCGGCACCATTATCACCAAGTAATCCCACTATTTCGTTTCTTGAAACATGGAAATCCACACCTTTAAGAGCTTGTACTCTACCAAATGATTTTTTGATATTCTTCATTTCCACAAGCAAGTTCATCCTGCCACCTTCTTTCGAATCCTTGCATTTATGATTGCTGCAATTATTAGAATGATTCCTATAAAGGCTCTATACCAATAGGCAGGAGCTCCTGCGAGTACCAAACCATTTCTAACCATACTTATCATCGTTGCACCTATGAGTGTACCAATGACACTTCCATAGCCACCCGTTAGAAGTGTCCCTCCCATAACGGCTGAAGCTATTGCCTCCAACTCGAGTTCCTGACCAAGTGTGGGGTCAACTATTTTGAAACGTGCAAAAGTCGTCAACCCAGCAAAACCAGCTAAGATACTACATATCACAAAATTAGTTATCTTCACTCGCTCTGATGGTATTCCAAGGGCTTTCGCAGCTCCAAGGTTACCTCCTGTAGCAAAAGTCCAGTTTCCATATCGAGTTCGTTCCAGAATGATCCAAAAGACAAAAGTCAAAACAATGAACCAGACTGCAGAGTATCTCAAGCCACCGGTTACACGACCGCCGAGATATTCAAGCATTTTGATCCGCCTTGAAAGAATTATTGGAAATCCACCCGTCACTGCCAACAAGATGCCGCGCCAGAACATCATCATTCCAAGAGTGGTTA
The DNA window shown above is from Thermotoga profunda AZM34c06 and carries:
- a CDS encoding Cof-type HAD-IIB family hydrolase, coding for MKLLISDLDGTLLEKDHTISQGTIELVEKIRSLGVLFSIATGRALTAAKSYIERLNITTPVILFNGARIYDPFEKRYLVQHLLSKKAVELATEIILSRKSLTAAFFVGEEVYAYNVGLNAATYMIRDALVYKSIGDLEFVKKVDVTKIVFASYPHNLSKLEIELPGVFGQEADVVRSEDDLLEILPKSVNKGKALKELCKMLGISTNEVVAMGDSMNDLEILRTAGIGIAVGNAKDELKKTAKLYIDKMGKEALEKVYELLQRG
- a CDS encoding ABC transporter ATP-binding protein; the encoded protein is MTEYYVEVRNLTKEFKDPSTGSFIKAVNDVSFGVKKGQLMTLLGPSGCGKTTTLRLIGGFEIATKGDVLIDGSIVNDQPPNKRPTAMVFQSYALFPHMNVFENVAYGLKNRKLTSQEIKNRVSQILHIVGLSGLEKRYPSQLSGGQQQRVALARALVIQPKVLLLDEPLSNLDAKLREQMRIELKKIQSSLGITSIYVTHDQLEAMTLSDVITVMKDGIIMQQDPPQMIYRYPVNKFVAGFIGKANFLEAVVVQCTENKCKIRTMNNVQIEVHVREGIQYEVNEKVYLVLRPEGGRFVKPKEGIIDGVVITRVYTGASAFFEVKTDYGILSIEIQNPSSLKLPEQNEIVGLDFDQNTLSVVRYE
- a CDS encoding ABC transporter permease: MNWFKQIKRLVNEPVLFAMIIFVWVLLIVFVVYPILMVGLKSFESKSGVYSFDVYKTLFSKKYFVTPIINTLRLGVVVASISVLIGYIFAYSIAKVNIPLKGFFRTVATFPIISPPFVIALAAILLFGRNGIITKNLFGGTPPFEIYGFWGLVIVETLAYFPTAFMTLEAILISISSDLEEASLSLGSSKWRTFWRVTFPLSMPGILSAWLLVFSQSMADFGTPLILGGRYHVLSVSAYLEITGSYRISYGSGLAILLLIPTLIAFFVQRYWLSKKSYVTVTGKPSVAKVLEPNVYVKIIFTIVCVILVFSIFLFYGTVLFGSFTKLWGVNHKLTLENYRFAFTYNWDYIKDTLFLACIATPLCGILGIMIAYLVARKQFPGRRIMEAISLLTFAVPGTVVGIGYLLAFNQRPLLLTGTAMIIVLVFIFRELPVGVQNGVAALYQIDRSIEEASLDLGSSSNKTFWKITLPLLMPAFFNALFTAFVRSMTAISAVIFVVSGKWNLITVRILGAVGNSDLAQAAALSYVLIGIVLMAMFFLRFITINFSYQTKIRRAMS
- a CDS encoding ABC transporter substrate-binding protein, with the translated sequence MKRFLVLVLVLIIVFVFAKEQVLHIYTALDENEWPIYVKAFEQATGIKVQVVRMSSGELLARVEAESKNPQASVWFGGPALDQIAAKKKGLLAPYKSEAVEKVPAAFKDPDGYWVGIYFGAIGFGSNTEQLKQLGVEPPTSWYDLLKPQFKGRISLAYPYTSGTAYTVLAALVAIMGEDKAFDYWKQLHKQIHHYNTSGSACVTQAGLGEITVGIAFAHDIITKGIDKGYPVILTFPKEPTGYEIGAMSMIKGAPEPDLAARFIDWMLSAEAQSLMVKWNRIPINPEAKVAPGAVKMQDVNVVPMDFEYFGEQKDRLIERWKEEIEYGM
- a CDS encoding PfkB family carbohydrate kinase; this translates as MEILFIGHVAKDINKTPNKTVVVPGGGVFYGSIAAQRIGANCRVVTKCAIQDRFLYDEMLKIGTQVSFLESETTTAIENFYPTENPDDRISRVLSLANRFQKEDIKDLSCEKIVLSALWHGEFVEELIPVLRDKAKILIGDAQGFLRNVVDDGQLRYQDWPQKNRYLKLFDVFKVDNNEAYILTGERDLKKACEQIHSMGVKIVLATHKDGVCAYDGVKFYEAKFLPYKLEGRTGRGDTCLATFTTVLDDLKMAVQLAADVTSKKMQYPGPYKG
- a CDS encoding ATP-binding cassette domain-containing protein, giving the protein MNLLVEMKNIKKSFGRVQALKGVDFHVSRNEIVGLLGDNGAGKSTLIKILVGYYQPDEGEIYFEGNKVSFKSPWQSRHLGIETVYQDLALVNLMPLWRNFFLGREMVKRIGPFSWIERRKMRKIVVDAMNDVGISVRNPDETVAFMSGGERQAIAIARAIHFGAKLLILDEPTAALSVGETRRVLEHIEEAKKRGISVIFITHNIYHVYEVADRLVLLERGEKIGDYLRKDVTPQYIMDVIAAAAGVK
- a CDS encoding ABC transporter permease, with the translated sequence MPPSLKRVVVLTRKKDYLSFLRIKEFGAVVGIAVFFVIFSFLSSRFSTLDNLMNTLTMAAELGIIAIGVCMLMISGEFDLSVGAVFAVVPMVFAIMVNHKMNEYLSLFLCLLIAVGIGFTNGFITLKTGIPSFITTLGMMMFWRGILLAVTGGFPIILSRRIKMLEYLGGRVTGGLRYSAVWFIVLTFVFWIILERTRYGNWTFATGGNLGAAKALGIPSERVKITNFVICSILAGFAGLTTFARFKIVDPTLGQELELEAIASAVMGGTLLTGGYGSVIGTLIGATMISMVRNGLVLAGAPAYWYRAFIGIILIIAAIINARIRKKVAG